The Marivivens sp. LCG002 genome contains a region encoding:
- the nuoG gene encoding NADH-quinone oxidoreductase subunit NuoG: MSDLRKIIIDGIELEVPGAMTLIQACEQAGVEVPRFCYHERLSIAGNCRMCLVEVVGGPPKPAASCAMQVRDLRPGPEGQPPVVKTNSPMVKKAREGVMEFLLINHPLDCPICDQGGECDLQDQAMAYGVDFSRYREPKRAAEDLNLGPLVETHMTRCISCTRCVRFTTEVAGITQMGQTGRGEDSEITSYLNQTLDSNLQGNVIDLCPVGALVSKPYAFTARPWELTKTETIDVMDALGSNIRVDTKGREVMRILPRNHDGVNEEWISDKTRFVWDGLRRQRLDTPYIRENGKLRKATWGEALAAAAAAMKGKKVAGLVGDLAPVEATFALKQLVESLGGTVESRTDNAKLPADNRSAYVGTASIEDIDSADMIFLIGTNPRVEAPVLNARIRKAWLRGATVGMIGEAADLTYDYTHIGTDRAALDMLMGMDHSDKKNLKGVMIIGQGALQEADGAAVLGTAMQLAEKGSSKFLVLHTAASRVGALDVGAVTEGGLEAALNGAEVVYNLGADEVEIGEGATVIYQGSHGDRGAHRADIILPAAAYTEENGLFVNTEGRPQLAMRAGFAPGEAKENWAILRALSAELGQTLPYDSLAQLRQALVAAVPHLAKIDTVIENEWAPLPAGKLGTATFRNAVKDFYLTNPIARASALMAELSAAAKERNDAAIAAE; encoded by the coding sequence ATGTCCGATTTGCGCAAGATCATCATTGACGGAATTGAGCTTGAAGTTCCGGGGGCGATGACCCTCATTCAAGCCTGCGAGCAAGCCGGGGTCGAAGTCCCGCGCTTCTGCTATCATGAACGTCTGTCAATCGCAGGCAACTGCCGCATGTGCCTTGTCGAGGTAGTGGGCGGTCCGCCCAAGCCCGCAGCATCCTGCGCGATGCAGGTTCGCGACCTGCGCCCCGGCCCCGAAGGACAGCCCCCCGTCGTCAAGACGAACTCGCCGATGGTCAAAAAGGCCCGCGAAGGCGTTATGGAATTCCTGTTGATCAACCACCCGCTGGATTGCCCGATCTGCGATCAGGGCGGCGAGTGCGATCTTCAAGACCAAGCGATGGCCTATGGCGTCGACTTTTCACGTTACCGCGAACCCAAGCGTGCCGCCGAGGATCTGAACCTCGGGCCGCTCGTCGAAACACACATGACCCGCTGCATCTCCTGCACCCGCTGTGTGCGCTTCACGACCGAAGTCGCAGGGATCACCCAGATGGGCCAAACAGGCCGTGGCGAAGATTCGGAGATCACCTCCTATCTCAACCAGACGCTCGATTCGAACCTTCAGGGCAACGTGATCGACCTTTGCCCCGTTGGTGCTCTGGTGTCCAAGCCTTACGCCTTTACAGCGCGTCCGTGGGAACTCACCAAAACCGAAACCATCGACGTGATGGACGCCCTCGGTTCGAACATCCGCGTTGACACCAAGGGCCGCGAAGTGATGCGCATTCTGCCGCGCAACCACGACGGCGTGAACGAAGAGTGGATTTCGGACAAGACCCGTTTCGTTTGGGACGGTCTGCGTCGCCAGCGTCTTGATACACCTTATATCCGCGAGAACGGCAAACTGCGCAAAGCGACATGGGGCGAGGCTCTGGCCGCCGCCGCTGCCGCGATGAAGGGCAAAAAGGTTGCAGGTCTCGTCGGCGATCTCGCACCTGTCGAGGCAACCTTTGCCCTCAAGCAGCTTGTTGAATCGCTGGGTGGTACGGTCGAATCGCGCACCGACAACGCCAAGCTGCCCGCAGACAACCGCTCGGCCTATGTCGGCACCGCGTCGATCGAAGACATCGACAGCGCCGATATGATCTTCCTCATCGGCACCAACCCGCGCGTCGAAGCGCCGGTTCTGAACGCCCGTATCCGCAAGGCATGGCTTCGCGGTGCGACGGTCGGGATGATCGGTGAAGCTGCGGATCTGACCTATGACTACACCCATATCGGCACCGATCGCGCAGCGCTCGACATGCTGATGGGCATGGACCATTCGGACAAAAAGAACCTCAAGGGCGTTATGATCATCGGTCAGGGCGCGCTTCAGGAAGCAGACGGCGCTGCCGTTCTCGGCACCGCGATGCAGCTTGCCGAAAAGGGAAGCTCCAAGTTCCTTGTTCTGCACACCGCTGCAAGCCGCGTCGGCGCGCTTGATGTGGGTGCCGTGACCGAAGGCGGTCTTGAAGCCGCTCTCAATGGCGCAGAAGTCGTCTACAACCTCGGCGCCGACGAGGTTGAAATCGGCGAAGGTGCGACCGTGATCTATCAGGGCTCGCACGGGGATCGTGGTGCACATCGCGCCGATATCATCCTTCCCGCAGCGGCCTACACCGAAGAGAACGGTCTCTTTGTGAACACCGAAGGTCGTCCTCAGCTTGCTATGCGTGCTGGTTTCGCACCGGGTGAAGCGAAAGAGAACTGGGCGATCCTGCGCGCGCTCTCGGCTGAATTGGGGCAGACGCTGCCCTATGACAGCCTTGCGCAACTCCGTCAGGCTCTTGTCGCAGCCGTTCCGCATCTCGCCAAGATCGACACCGTGATCGAAAACGAGTGGGCCCCGCTGCCTGCAGGGAAACTCGGCACTGCGACTTTCCGCAATGCGGTCAAGGATTTCTATCTGACGAACCCGATTGCACGTGCGTCCGCGCTGATGGCCGAGCTTTCGGCTGCCGCCAAGGAACGCAACGACGCGGCGATTGCTGCGGAGTAA
- the nuoH gene encoding NADH-quinone oxidoreductase subunit NuoH, translating into MVEFFTTTYLGIFLMILGQCLLVLVPLLVALAFLMYADRKIWAAVQMRKGPNIVGVFGLLQSFADFLKYIVKEVVVPAGADKGVFFLAPMISFVLAVIAWAVIPFGDGWVISDINVAILYVFAVSSLEVYGVIMGGWASNSKYPFLGSLRSAAQMISYEVSIGLIIIGVIISTGSMNFGDIVAAQDGYGILSWYFIPHFPMLFLFLISALAETNRPPFDLPEAESELVAGYQVEYSSTPFLLFMIGELMAVVLMCALISLLFFGGWLSPVEFLPDGIIWMILKMAFCFFIFSMVKAITPRYRYDQLMRIGWKVFLPMSLAWVVLVAFLAKFEVLGGFWARWAIGG; encoded by the coding sequence ATGGTTGAATTCTTCACCACCACCTACCTTGGCATTTTCCTGATGATTCTCGGGCAGTGTCTCTTGGTGCTGGTGCCGCTCCTCGTGGCACTCGCCTTCCTTATGTATGCTGACCGCAAGATCTGGGCCGCCGTCCAGATGCGCAAAGGCCCGAATATCGTGGGTGTCTTTGGTCTGCTGCAATCCTTTGCCGACTTCTTGAAGTATATCGTAAAGGAAGTGGTGGTTCCCGCCGGTGCCGACAAGGGGGTCTTCTTCCTTGCGCCGATGATTTCTTTCGTCCTCGCCGTCATTGCTTGGGCAGTTATTCCGTTTGGAGACGGCTGGGTCATCTCGGACATCAACGTCGCCATCCTTTATGTCTTTGCGGTCTCCTCGCTTGAAGTTTACGGCGTGATCATGGGCGGCTGGGCGTCGAACTCCAAGTATCCCTTCCTTGGATCGCTCCGCTCTGCAGCACAGATGATTTCCTACGAAGTGTCGATCGGTCTCATCATCATCGGTGTGATCATCTCGACCGGCTCGATGAACTTCGGCGATATCGTTGCCGCTCAGGACGGCTATGGCATCCTGTCGTGGTATTTCATCCCGCACTTCCCGATGCTGTTCCTCTTCCTGATCTCGGCGCTTGCCGAAACCAACCGCCCGCCGTTCGACCTTCCCGAAGCGGAATCGGAACTCGTGGCCGGTTATCAGGTGGAATATTCTTCGACCCCGTTCCTGCTCTTTATGATCGGCGAACTTATGGCGGTCGTTCTGATGTGTGCGCTCATCTCGCTGCTGTTCTTCGGTGGCTGGCTGTCGCCCGTCGAATTCCTGCCCGATGGTATCATCTGGATGATCCTCAAGATGGCCTTCTGTTTCTTCATCTTCTCGATGGTGAAGGCGATCACCCCGCGTTACCGCTATGACCAACTGATGCGTATCGGCTGGAAGGTTTTCCTTCCCATGTCGCTCGCTTGGGTCGTGCTTGTTGCATTCCTCGCAAAATTCGAAGTTCTCGGCGGGTTCTGGGCTCGCTGGGCGATCGGAGGCTAA
- the nuoI gene encoding NADH-quinone oxidoreductase subunit NuoI, translating to MTQIDYGRAAKYFLLSDFIVGFKLGLKYFFSPKSTINYPHEKGPLSPRFRGEHALRRYPNGEERCIACKLCEAVCPAQAITIDAEPREDGSRRTTRYDIDMTKCIYCGFCQEACPVDAIVEGPNFEFSTETREELFYDKEKLLANGERWEAEIARNLEMDAPYR from the coding sequence ATGACGCAGATCGATTACGGCCGCGCGGCCAAATACTTCCTGCTTTCGGATTTCATCGTCGGTTTCAAACTGGGCCTGAAGTATTTCTTCTCGCCCAAGTCGACGATCAACTATCCGCACGAAAAGGGCCCGCTGTCGCCGCGTTTCCGCGGTGAACATGCGCTGCGCCGCTATCCCAACGGGGAAGAGCGCTGCATCGCATGTAAGCTTTGTGAAGCCGTGTGCCCCGCACAGGCGATCACCATCGACGCCGAACCCCGCGAAGACGGCTCGCGCCGCACCACGCGCTATGACATCGACATGACCAAGTGCATCTACTGTGGTTTCTGTCAGGAAGCGTGCCCCGTGGACGCCATCGTCGAAGGTCCGAATTTCGAATTCTCGACCGAGACCCGCGAAGAGCTGTTCTATGACAAGGAAAAACTCCTTGCCAACGGTGAGCGCTGGGAAGCCGAAATCGCCCGTAACCTTGAAATGGATGCGCCCTACCGATGA
- a CDS encoding carboxymuconolactone decarboxylase family protein, which yields MSTPTNPFEAMMKVGQDWAKTLNPALESFMPKGFETMWPTMSAEMMEAMMGKTFNPEGLDAKSRLLLTLHGLTIMGAQAESQVRLTVRHAREAGATKQEIAETIAQAAMFGGVPAMTKAMELATEAMAEGTDKDRDE from the coding sequence ATGAGCACTCCTACGAACCCCTTCGAGGCTATGATGAAAGTCGGACAGGATTGGGCCAAGACGCTTAATCCTGCTCTCGAGTCTTTCATGCCCAAGGGTTTCGAGACCATGTGGCCGACCATGTCCGCAGAGATGATGGAAGCCATGATGGGCAAGACCTTTAACCCCGAGGGGCTTGATGCAAAGTCGCGTCTGCTTCTCACCTTGCACGGGCTGACCATCATGGGCGCCCAAGCAGAAAGCCAAGTCCGTCTTACCGTGCGCCACGCACGCGAGGCGGGGGCGACCAAACAGGAAATCGCCGAGACCATCGCGCAGGCTGCGATGTTCGGAGGCGTTCCAGCAATGACCAAAGCTATGGAACTCGCAACCGAGGCCATGGCAGAGGGAACTGATAAGGACCGGGACGAATGA
- a CDS encoding NADH-quinone oxidoreductase subunit J, with amino-acid sequence MTVADFAFYAFALSTIVGGLLTVVSRNPVHSVLWLILAFLSSAGLFVLLGAEFVAMLLMIVYVGAVAVLFLFVVMMLDVDFAELKAEMSRYMPLALLIGVILLIQLAMAYGAWDYSHGFEGRIAAPIDASVENTAGLGQLIYDKYIMLFQLAGLILLVAMIGAIVLTLRHRKDIKRQNVLAQMYRDPAKAMELKNVKPGQGL; translated from the coding sequence ATGACCGTTGCTGATTTTGCCTTTTATGCCTTTGCGCTAAGCACCATCGTCGGGGGCCTCCTGACCGTGGTGAGCCGTAATCCGGTTCACTCGGTTCTGTGGCTGATCCTCGCGTTTCTGTCGTCGGCAGGGCTTTTCGTCCTCCTCGGCGCCGAATTCGTCGCGATGCTTTTGATGATCGTTTATGTGGGCGCAGTTGCGGTGCTCTTCCTCTTCGTCGTGATGATGCTCGACGTGGACTTTGCCGAACTCAAAGCAGAGATGAGCCGCTATATGCCGCTCGCTCTCCTGATCGGTGTGATCCTCTTGATCCAGCTTGCGATGGCTTATGGCGCTTGGGATTACTCGCACGGGTTCGAAGGCCGCATCGCAGCGCCCATCGACGCCAGCGTCGAGAACACCGCAGGTCTCGGCCAGCTTATCTATGACAAATACATCATGCTCTTCCAACTCGCCGGTCTGATCCTGCTGGTTGCCATGATTGGCGCCATCGTTCTGACCCTGCGCCACCGCAAGGACATCAAGCGCCAGAACGTTCTGGCCCAGATGTATCGCGATCCGGCCAAGGCGATGGAGCTCAAGAACGTTAAACCGGGGCAGGGCCTGTGA
- the nuoK gene encoding NADH-quinone oxidoreductase subunit NuoK, translated as MIGIEHYLTVAGALFVIGIFGLFLNRKNIIILLMSIELMLLSVNINFVAFSSYLNDLVGQVFTLFVLTVAAAEAAIGLAILVCFFRNRGTIDVEDVNVMKG; from the coding sequence ATGATCGGAATTGAACATTATCTCACAGTGGCAGGCGCTTTGTTTGTCATCGGTATTTTCGGCCTCTTTCTGAACCGGAAAAACATCATCATCCTGTTGATGTCTATCGAACTCATGCTTCTGAGCGTGAACATCAACTTCGTGGCCTTCTCGTCCTATCTGAACGATCTCGTGGGCCAGGTATTCACCTTGTTCGTTCTGACCGTTGCCGCCGCCGAGGCTGCGATCGGTCTGGCGATCCTCGTCTGTTTCTTCCGCAACCGCGGGACCATCGACGTTGAAGACGTCAACGTGATGAAAGGCTGA
- the nuoL gene encoding NADH-quinone oxidoreductase subunit L: METIILFAPLVGAIIGGFGWRIIGETAAQYLTTGLLFLAAALSWIVFLNFDGETQHIQILRWIESGSLSTDWAIRLDRLTAIMLIVVTSVSALVHMYSLGYMAHDDHFGEHGHYKARFFAYLSFFTFAMLMLVTSDNLVQMFFGWEGVGVASYLLIGFYYKKPSANAAAIKAFVVNRVGDFGFALGIFGLFFLVDSIKFDDVFAAAPHLAETQLSFLWTEWNAANLLAFLLFIGAMGKSAQLILHTWLPDAMEGPTPVSALIHAATMVTAGVFLVCRMSPLYEFAADTKSFIVFLGATTAFFAATVGLVQNDIKRVIAYSTCSQLGYMFVAAGSGVYSVAMFHLLTHAFFKAMLFLGAGSVIHGMHHEQDMRNYGGLRKKLPLTFWAMLIGTLAITGVGIPLTHFGFAGFLSKDAVIESAYAGGSAYAFWMLVIAAFFTSFYSWRLMFMTFFGKPRGDHHTHDHAHESPAVMTIPLGVLAIGAIFSGMVWYNSFFGDHNAVNTFFGMPAHAEASADAGHGEATEGHDAAKTEEHGTEAAATDHAAPAEAHAAVPGQGAIYMGADNTTLDDAHHVPTWVKVSPFIAMILGLALAYQMYIRRPDLPAKLAANQRPLYLFLLNKWYFDEIYNFLFVRPALALGRLFWKRGDTAIIDGGINGLAMGIVPFLTRLAGRAQSGYVFHYAFAMVLGIALILTWVTLTGGAH, encoded by the coding sequence ATGGAAACCATCATCCTTTTTGCTCCGCTTGTCGGCGCGATCATCGGCGGCTTTGGCTGGCGTATCATCGGCGAAACCGCTGCCCAGTATCTGACCACGGGTCTCTTGTTCCTTGCTGCGGCTCTGTCGTGGATCGTGTTCCTGAATTTCGACGGCGAAACCCAGCACATCCAGATCCTGCGCTGGATCGAGTCCGGTTCGCTCTCGACCGACTGGGCGATCCGTCTGGACCGTTTGACCGCGATCATGCTGATCGTCGTGACCTCGGTTTCGGCTCTCGTGCACATGTATTCGCTGGGCTACATGGCCCATGACGACCACTTCGGTGAGCATGGCCATTATAAGGCGCGCTTCTTTGCCTATCTGTCGTTCTTTACCTTCGCCATGCTCATGCTGGTGACGTCGGACAACCTTGTCCAGATGTTCTTCGGCTGGGAAGGCGTCGGTGTCGCGTCCTACCTTCTCATCGGTTTCTACTACAAAAAGCCTTCGGCCAACGCTGCCGCTATCAAGGCTTTCGTTGTGAACCGTGTTGGTGACTTCGGCTTTGCGCTCGGCATCTTCGGTCTCTTCTTCCTTGTGGACTCGATCAAGTTCGACGACGTCTTTGCAGCGGCTCCGCATCTTGCCGAGACCCAGCTTTCGTTCCTCTGGACTGAATGGAATGCTGCGAACCTTCTCGCGTTCCTGCTCTTTATCGGTGCGATGGGTAAATCGGCCCAGCTGATACTGCACACATGGCTTCCCGACGCGATGGAAGGCCCGACCCCTGTTTCGGCTCTTATCCACGCGGCAACCATGGTGACCGCAGGCGTATTCCTCGTTTGCCGTATGTCTCCGCTCTATGAATTCGCAGCCGATACCAAGTCGTTCATCGTCTTCCTCGGTGCGACCACCGCATTCTTTGCCGCTACAGTCGGTCTTGTTCAGAACGACATCAAGCGCGTGATTGCCTATTCGACCTGTTCGCAGCTCGGTTATATGTTCGTGGCTGCAGGCTCGGGCGTTTATTCGGTCGCTATGTTCCACCTTCTGACGCACGCTTTCTTCAAGGCGATGCTCTTCCTCGGGGCAGGTTCCGTGATCCACGGCATGCACCACGAGCAGGACATGCGGAACTATGGCGGTCTTCGCAAAAAGCTCCCGCTGACCTTCTGGGCCATGCTGATCGGCACGCTCGCCATCACAGGCGTCGGTATCCCGCTCACCCACTTCGGGTTCGCTGGCTTCCTCTCCAAGGACGCCGTGATCGAAAGCGCCTATGCAGGCGGTTCGGCCTATGCCTTCTGGATGCTTGTCATCGCGGCCTTCTTCACGAGCTTCTACTCGTGGCGCCTGATGTTCATGACGTTCTTCGGCAAGCCGCGCGGTGATCATCACACCCACGACCACGCGCATGAAAGCCCTGCTGTCATGACCATTCCGCTCGGCGTTCTGGCGATCGGTGCGATCTTCTCGGGTATGGTTTGGTATAACTCGTTCTTCGGCGACCATAACGCAGTCAACACGTTCTTCGGCATGCCCGCCCACGCAGAGGCTTCGGCTGATGCTGGCCACGGCGAAGCGACCGAAGGTCACGACGCTGCCAAGACCGAAGAGCATGGCACCGAAGCTGCCGCGACAGATCACGCCGCACCTGCCGAGGCACATGCCGCGGTTCCGGGGCAGGGCGCGATCTATATGGGCGCCGACAACACCACTCTCGATGATGCGCACCACGTCCCGACTTGGGTCAAGGTGAGCCCGTTCATCGCGATGATCCTCGGACTTGCTCTGGCCTACCAGATGTATATCCGTCGTCCCGACCTTCCGGCAAAGCTCGCTGCGAACCAGCGTCCGCTTTACCTCTTCCTGCTCAACAAGTGGTATTTCGACGAGATCTACAACTTCCTCTTTGTGCGTCCCGCGCTCGCGCTTGGCCGTCTCTTCTGGAAGCGTGGTGACACGGCGATCATCGACGGCGGGATCAACGGTCTTGCGATGGGCATCGTGCCCTTCCTGACCCGTCTCGCAGGCCGCGCCCAGTCCGGCTATGTCTTCCACTATGCCTTTGCGATGGTTCTGGGGATCGCGCTTATTCTGACCTGGGTGACGCTCACCGGGGGTGCACACTAA
- a CDS encoding NADH-quinone oxidoreductase subunit M, with amino-acid sequence MENLLSIVTFIPLLAAAILALFLRGDDASAQRNAKWVAMIATVATFLVSLFILAEFDPSNTGFQFVEERAWIAGLTYKMGVDGISVLFVMLTTFLMPLVIWSAWNVETRVKEYMIAFLLLETLMLGVFMALDLVLFYVFFEAGLIPMFLIIGIWGGANRIYAAFKFFLYTFLGSVLMLVAMVAMYADAGTTDIPTLLTHSFGTETFSILGIQVVGGMQTLLFLAFFASFAVKMPMWPVHTWLPDAHVQAPTAGSVVLAAILLKMGGYGFLRFSLPMFPVGSYVMSDLVLWMSAIAIVYTSLVAMVQEDMKKLIAYSSVAHMGYVTMGIFAVNQQGIDGAIFQMLSHGFISGALFLCVGVIYDRMHTREIDAYGGLVNRMPAYALIFMFFTMANVGLPGTSGFVGEFLTLMGAFQANTWVAAIATTGVIFSAAYALWLYRRVVMGDLIKESLKSITDMTGREKMIFAPLVAMTILLGVYPSLATDIIGPSVGALVEHFNHSVDASGLAVVAEVVETAAH; translated from the coding sequence ATGGAAAACCTTCTCTCCATCGTAACTTTCATTCCGCTTCTGGCAGCCGCTATTCTGGCGCTCTTCCTTCGCGGTGATGACGCAAGCGCCCAGCGGAACGCAAAATGGGTTGCCATGATCGCAACCGTTGCCACCTTCCTGGTTTCGCTCTTCATTCTGGCCGAGTTCGATCCTTCGAACACGGGCTTCCAGTTCGTTGAAGAACGCGCTTGGATCGCGGGCCTCACCTATAAGATGGGCGTTGACGGCATCTCGGTTCTGTTTGTGATGCTCACCACCTTCCTTATGCCGCTGGTGATCTGGTCGGCTTGGAACGTCGAAACGCGCGTCAAGGAATACATGATCGCCTTCCTTCTCCTTGAAACGCTGATGCTCGGCGTGTTCATGGCGCTGGACCTCGTTCTCTTCTACGTCTTCTTCGAAGCGGGCCTTATCCCCATGTTCCTCATCATCGGGATCTGGGGCGGTGCGAACCGTATTTATGCGGCTTTCAAGTTCTTCCTCTACACCTTCCTTGGTTCGGTTCTCATGCTGGTTGCCATGGTTGCGATGTATGCGGATGCAGGCACCACCGATATTCCGACCCTTCTTACCCACAGCTTCGGTACCGAGACTTTCTCGATCCTCGGCATTCAGGTTGTCGGCGGGATGCAGACCCTCCTGTTCCTCGCGTTCTTCGCCTCCTTTGCGGTCAAGATGCCGATGTGGCCCGTCCACACCTGGCTTCCTGATGCGCACGTTCAGGCGCCGACCGCAGGTTCCGTGGTTCTTGCTGCGATCCTTCTCAAGATGGGCGGCTACGGCTTCCTCCGCTTCTCGCTCCCGATGTTCCCCGTCGGCTCCTATGTGATGAGCGATCTTGTGCTCTGGATGTCGGCGATCGCGATTGTCTACACCTCGCTCGTTGCGATGGTGCAGGAAGACATGAAGAAGCTTATCGCCTATTCGTCGGTTGCGCACATGGGCTATGTGACCATGGGTATCTTTGCGGTGAACCAGCAGGGTATCGACGGTGCGATCTTCCAGATGCTTTCGCACGGTTTCATCTCGGGCGCGCTCTTCCTTTGCGTCGGTGTGATCTATGACCGTATGCACACCCGCGAGATCGACGCTTACGGCGGCCTTGTGAACCGCATGCCCGCCTATGCGCTGATTTTCATGTTCTTCACGATGGCAAACGTCGGTCTTCCGGGAACCTCGGGCTTTGTCGGCGAATTCCTGACGCTGATGGGCGCCTTCCAGGCGAACACCTGGGTTGCAGCCATTGCGACCACCGGTGTGATCTTCTCGGCTGCCTATGCGCTCTGGCTTTATCGCCGCGTCGTCATGGGCGACCTGATCAAGGAAAGCCTCAAGTCGATCACCGATATGACGGGCCGTGAAAAGATGATCTTTGCACCGCTCGTCGCGATGACGATCCTTCTCGGCGTTTACCCGAGCCTTGCGACCGACATCATCGGGCCGAGCGTCGGCGCTCTTGTCGAACACTTCAATCACTCGGTAGACGCTTCCGGCCTCGCAGTCGTGGCCGAAGTCGTCGAAACCGCAGCGCACTAA
- the nuoN gene encoding NADH-quinone oxidoreductase subunit NuoN: MISSDIQTVLPEIVIAVYAMLALLGAVYTTKDKAAPFLTWLTAGLFAAVAFWIAVNGSGTNVAFSGSFVDDAFSRFAKVVILLSAAAVLVMSQDYMARRDLARFEYPLLIALAAVGMMVMVSAGDLMALYMGLELQSLALYVVASLRRDSIKSTEAGLKYFVLGALSSGLLLYGASLTYGFAGTTLFSGIIEATHDGVSLGLLFGLVFLISGFAFKVSAAPFHMWTPDVYEGSPTPVTAFFATAPKVAAMGLFARVVFDAFGHVVGDWQQIVAFLSVISMFLGAFAAIGQKNIKRLMAYSSIAHMGFAMMGLAAGSAFGVQAMLIYLAIYVTMNIGTFAFILSMEKNGSPVTEIAALNQYAKKEPLKALAVLVLMFSLAGVPPMVGFMGKFYVLRAAYDAGLAWLAIAGVIASVIGAFYYLRVVYFMYFGKEGDGIETNMAPTAWAMLMGSALIMVVGIVNLFGIEPLAAAAAQTLVN; this comes from the coding sequence ATGATCTCTTCTGATATCCAGACCGTTCTTCCGGAAATCGTCATTGCTGTTTATGCGATGCTCGCTCTGCTTGGTGCTGTCTACACGACCAAAGACAAAGCCGCGCCGTTCCTGACGTGGCTCACCGCTGGGCTCTTTGCGGCGGTTGCCTTCTGGATTGCGGTCAACGGCTCTGGCACGAATGTCGCCTTCTCGGGGTCGTTCGTGGATGATGCGTTCTCGCGCTTTGCCAAGGTCGTGATCCTGCTTTCGGCTGCTGCCGTTCTCGTCATGAGCCAGGACTATATGGCGCGCCGTGATCTGGCCCGTTTCGAATACCCGCTGCTGATCGCGCTTGCCGCTGTTGGTATGATGGTCATGGTCTCGGCTGGAGACCTCATGGCGCTCTACATGGGTCTCGAGCTTCAGTCGCTCGCGCTCTATGTCGTCGCTTCGCTCCGCCGCGACAGCATCAAGTCGACCGAAGCAGGTCTCAAGTACTTCGTGCTTGGCGCTCTCTCCTCGGGTCTGCTGCTCTATGGCGCATCGCTGACCTATGGTTTCGCGGGCACCACGCTCTTCTCGGGCATCATCGAAGCAACCCATGACGGCGTGTCGCTCGGTCTTCTCTTCGGTCTGGTGTTCCTGATCTCGGGCTTTGCCTTCAAGGTCTCGGCAGCGCCGTTCCACATGTGGACCCCCGACGTTTACGAAGGCTCGCCCACGCCCGTGACGGCCTTCTTTGCGACGGCCCCCAAGGTTGCGGCGATGGGGCTCTTTGCGCGCGTTGTCTTTGACGCCTTCGGCCATGTGGTCGGTGACTGGCAACAGATCGTGGCCTTCCTCTCGGTCATCTCGATGTTCCTTGGTGCCTTTGCCGCAATCGGTCAAAAGAACATCAAGCGTCTTATGGCCTATTCGTCCATCGCCCATATGGGCTTTGCGATGATGGGTCTTGCGGCGGGGTCGGCCTTTGGCGTTCAGGCGATGCTGATCTATCTTGCGATCTATGTCACCATGAACATCGGCACCTTTGCTTTCATCCTGTCGATGGAAAAGAACGGTTCTCCCGTCACCGAAATCGCCGCTCTCAACCAATATGCCAAGAAAGAGCCGCTCAAGGCGCTGGCTGTTCTGGTCCTGATGTTCAGCCTTGCTGGTGTTCCGCCGATGGTTGGCTTTATGGGCAAGTTCTATGTGCTTCGTGCCGCTTATGATGCAGGTCTTGCATGGCTTGCCATTGCGGGTGTGATCGCTTCGGTGATCGGTGCGTTTTACTATCTCCGCGTCGTTTACTTCATGTATTTCGGCAAGGAAGGCGACGGCATCGAAACCAACATGGCTCCGACCGCTTGGGCAATGCTCATGGGTTCGGCACTCATCATGGTCGTCGGCATCGTGAACCTCTTCGGTATCGAGCCTCTCGCAGCGGCAGCGGCACAGACGCTTGTCAACTAA